In Chryseobacterium shigense, the following proteins share a genomic window:
- the tssO gene encoding type VI secretion system TssO, protein MSSNREKKLNKSDVRVGIWKFILSFAALSVVSFLCLFLFFKSYSIQREGIVRQADAYKELMMRGDVLRTHVDKIYDQMNQLNINKVENDVFLKTRIMDDVREVKNIMGKDSVDNFKHYAVLMKQIEPMLKLKSDIIGVEYNKKIILRDLEECIAKVGKANGQLRKDPTRNFTGKRR, encoded by the coding sequence ATGTCTTCTAACAGGGAAAAAAAATTAAACAAATCTGATGTCAGAGTTGGCATCTGGAAGTTTATTCTGTCTTTCGCCGCTCTCTCGGTGGTGTCTTTTCTGTGTCTGTTCCTGTTTTTTAAAAGCTATAGCATACAACGGGAAGGAATCGTAAGACAGGCAGATGCATACAAAGAACTTATGATGCGGGGCGATGTTCTCAGGACCCATGTAGATAAAATCTATGACCAGATGAACCAGCTTAACATCAACAAAGTCGAAAATGATGTTTTTCTCAAGACCAGGATTATGGATGATGTGAGAGAAGTGAAAAACATTATGGGAAAAGACAGTGTGGATAATTTCAAACATTATGCAGTTCTGATGAAACAGATAGAGCCTATGCTGAAATTAAAGAGTGATATTATAGGAGTGGAATACAATAAAAAGATCATCCTGAGGGACCTTGAAGAATGTATTGCAAAGGTGGGAAAAGCGAACGGACAGCTTAGAAAAGATCCTACAAGGAATTTTACAGGCAAAAGAAGATAA